The following DNA comes from Cucumis sativus cultivar 9930 chromosome 7, Cucumber_9930_V3, whole genome shotgun sequence.
AGCTGTGAGGTGACTCTCCCCACAGACACTGCAATCTCAGCTCTCTCCAAGTCTCGATGCAATGGTACCTGTCTAGTAATGAGTGCTGCCGAATGTGATACTTTTCTACTAAGAGCATCAGCCACCACATTCGCCTTACCAGGATGGTACAATATCTCACAGTCATAATCTTTTACCAACTCGAGCCACCTTCGCTGTCTCATATTCAACTCCTTCTGAGTGAAGAAGTACTTTAGGCTCTTATGGTCAGTAAagatttgtatcttttcaCCGTACAAGTAATGTCTCCATATCTTCAATGCAAAAACCACTGCTGCCAACTCCAAATCATGTGTGGGGTAGTTCTGCTCGTGACTCTTCAACTGACGAGAGGCATAAGCAACCACCTTACCTTTCTGCATCAAAACACAACCCAGTCCTTTCTTGGAAGCATCACTGTAAATCACAAACTTCCAGATCCATCTGGTACAGTAAGGACCGGTGCAGTAACTAACCTTTGCTTTAAGTTCTGAAAACTATCCTCACAAGCTGGACTCCAAACAAACGGAGTTCCCTTCCTTGTCAACTGAGTCAAAGGAGTAGCCAAACGTGAAAAATCCTCCACAAACCTCCGGTAGTACCCTGCTAAACCCAGAAAACTACGAACCTCACTAACTGTAGAGGGTCGAGACCAACTGGTAACCGCTTCTATCTTTGCAGGGTCTACTGAAACTCCCTCACTGGAAACCACATGACCAAGAAAAGCCACCTGCTTCAACCAAAATTCGCACTTAGAGAACTTAGCATACAGTTTATTGACTCGAAGAGTCTCTAACACCTTATGTAAGTGTTCCTCATGTTCGGCTTCAGTCTtggaataaaccaaaatatcatcaatgaagactatcacaaaagtgtccaagaaatccttaaacaccctgttcatcaaatccataaatacagcAGGTGCATTAGTCAAACCAAAAGACATTACTATGAATTCATAATGTCCATACCTCGAACGAAAAGCAGTCTTAGGAATATCACGgtctctaatcctcaactgGTGATAACCTGACCGTAAGTCAATCTTAGAGAACACCGTGGCTCCCTGTAACTGATCGAACAAATCATCGATTCTGGGTAAAGGATATCTGTTCTTGACTGTTACTTTATTCAACTCTCTATAGTCAATGCAAAGACGCATCGacccatccttcttcttcacaaacaatACTGGTGCACCCCAAGGTGACACACTAGGTCGAATAAAGCCTTTGTCAAGCAATTCCTGTAACTGTACCTTCAGTTCTTTCAACTCAGCAGGAGCCATCCTATAAGGGGCTCTAGAAATAGGAGTAGTGTTTGGCTCCAACTCAATGGCAAAATCAACCTCTCTATGTGGCGGTAGTCCTGGAAGATCTTTTGGAAATACATCTGGGTAGTCTCTTACCACAGGTTCTGAAGTTAAAGAAGTCTCACCTTCCCTAGTATCCACCACACTTGCCAAAATACTCCAAGTACCCTGGTTGAGTAGTTTACTAGCTTTCATAGCTGAGATTACTTTAGGCAGTACTACTGTTCCTACCCCTTGAATTTAAAGCTAGATGCAGTAGGGGGACTGAACACAACTTCCTTACGAGAACAATCAATACTAGCATGATTAGTAGCTAGCCAATCCATacctaaaattacatcaaagtcacGCATATCTAATACCAACAAGGTTACGTCCAGCACACGACCAGCTATCTCAATTTCACATGCTTTAATCTTTTCCTtagacaacataatttctccagACGGTGTAGACACTGACAAAACATAGTCTAAGGGTTCCACCTCTAAGCATGCATGCGTCACAAAAAgcgatgaaataaatgaatgagaagATCCCGAGTCAAACAAGGTCAAGGCAAAATGCCCTAATACTGGTAATGTACCTGTCACTACTGTGCCGGCCTTCTCTGCCTCTGATCTATTAGTGGCAAAGATTGTACCCCGCTGTGGAGGTCTCTCTCCCTGACTGCTCGATCCAGC
Coding sequences within:
- the LOC116405101 gene encoding uncharacterized protein LOC116405101, with translation MADRCPLRSTGAGSSSQGERPPQRGTIFATNRSEAEKAGTVVTGTLPVLGHFALTLFDSGSSHSFISSLFVTHACLEVEPLDYVLSVSTPSGEIMLSKEKIKACEIEIAGRVLDVTLLVLDMRDFDVILGMDWLATNHASIDCSRKEVVFSPPTASSFKFKG